Proteins encoded by one window of Vigna radiata var. radiata cultivar VC1973A chromosome 5, Vradiata_ver6, whole genome shotgun sequence:
- the LOC106762027 gene encoding mediator of RNA polymerase II transcription subunit 8, whose protein sequence is MQIIGERAPGMEGTGGGGAAGAGGEGEDRLNQAVQQQLNLKQVKTRAISLFKAISRILEDFEAYGRTNTTPKWQDILGQYSMVNLELFNIVDDMKKVSKAFVVHPKNVNAENASILPVMLSSKLLPEMEAEENSKREQLLEGMQNQNLPIPTQIEKLKARLDMIAAACEGAEKVLADTRKAYCFGTRQGPIAPTLDKGQAAKIQEQENLLRAAVNAGDGLRIPLDQRQITPAPPIHLADALPGLIDPPSHDASSAPNTMYIKNTPLSSNTMPPQNPLLQSSASQLLGRSAASPSAPTSTTSFDNTTPSPMPYANSPRSSTNIMNTPSPQQQTSQQQAPVQQQQQQQQQRQKLMQLPQQQQMLAQQQQLRQSAMQGLGQLHGQPQMQFSQPLGHQQFQGRQLPSGHVQHGIGQSQLNQGNQMTRLSQFSGPANSALFSAAQTTPNTQMIPNISGALPSQTLHPRMQFGLPGNNPQRSHTSQMLNDQMFNMGGGNPSGMMPIQQQQQQHGSQAFGSMASNAQNLQSGMVTLQNTQQNHPNFSQQRQQNPQ, encoded by the exons atGCAAATAATTGGAGAGAGAGCGCCGGGAATGGAGGGCACAGGAGGAGGAGGAGCAGCTGGTGCAGGCGGAGAAGGTGAAGATCGGTTGAACCAGGCAGTGCAACAGCAGCTGAATCTGAAGCAGGTGAAGACCCGCGCCATCAGCCTCTTCAAAGCCATCTCTCGTATTCTGGAAGATTTCGAGGCATACGGCCGCACCAACACCACGCCCAAATGGCAAGACATCCTGGGTCAGTATTCTATGGTGAACCTCGAGCTTTTCAACATCGTCGACGACATGAAGAAGGTTTCGAAGGCCTTCGTGGTCCATCCGAAGAACGTGAATGCAGAGAACGCCTCCATACTTCCTGTCATGCTTTCCTCCAAACTTCTCCCCGAAATGGAGGCGGAGGAGAACTCCAAGAGAGAGCAATTGCTAGAGGGCATGCAAAACCAAAACCTCCCAATTCCCACTCAGATTGAGAAGCTGAAGGCCAGACTCGACATGATCGCCGCAGCCTGCGAAGGCGCTGAAAAGGTCTTGGCCGACACCCGCAAAGCCTATTGTTTCGGAACACGTCAGGGCCCCATTGCCCCCACTCTCGACAAAGGTCAGGCTGCCAAAATCCAAGAACAAGAAAATCTACTCCGAGCTGCTGTCAATGCTGGTGATGGATTACGCATTCCCCTTGACCAGAGGCAGATCACTCCCGCACCTCCCATTCATTTGGCAGATGCACTTCCGGGACTCATTGACCCTCCTTCTCACGATGCATCTTCTGCTCCTAACA CTATGTACATCAAGAATACCCCTCTCTCCTCCAACACCATGCCTCCACAGAATCCCTTGTTACAGAGCTCGGCGTCACAACTTTTGGGAAGATCAGCAGCATCTCCTTCCGCCCCAACCTCCACCACTTCTTTTGACAATACAACACCTTCACCCATGCCATATGCCAATTCACCTAGGTCTTCTACAAATATCATGAACACACCATCCCCTCAGCAGCAAACCTCACAACAGCAAGCCCCAGTGCAAcagcaacagcagcagcagcagcaacgTCAGAAACTGATGCAGTTACCTCAACAGCAGCAAATGCTTGCTCAGCAGCAACAGCTCAGGCAATCAGCAATGCAAGGATTGGGACAG TTGCATGGACAACCCCAGATGCAATTTTCTCAACCACTTGGGCATCAGCAATTTCAGGGTAGACAGCTGCCTTCAGGACATGTTCAGCATGGCATTGGTCAAAGCCAACTCAATCAAGGAAATCAAATGACTCGATTAAGCCAGTTTTCTGGTCCTGCTAATAGTGCACTATTCAGTGCTGCTCAAACAACACCTAATACTCAAATG ATTCCAAACATTTCTGGCGCACTGCCTTCACAGACTCTTCATCCTCGGATGCAG TTCGGATTACCTGGAAACAATCCTCAGCGAAGTCATACTTCTCAAATGTTGAATGATCAGA TGTTTAACATGGGAGGTGGCAATCCCAGTGGTATGATGCCCAtacagcagcagcagcaacaacatGGTTCACAGGCATTTGGTAGCATGGCATCGAATGCTCAGAATCTTCAATCTGGGATGGTGACACTTCAAAACACACAACAGAATCACCCCAATTTCTCTCAACAGAGACAGCAAAATCCGCAGTGA